A single Papilio machaon chromosome 12, ilPapMach1.1, whole genome shotgun sequence DNA region contains:
- the LOC106720863 gene encoding vegetative cell wall protein gp1 isoform X1, producing the protein MSRAIAAAMALVVACLCLAGRVRGTVSCRTACAQCTARTEHQALLEVYCAMCHECRERRRAWRHFAPRRRKAPSLKPSHRANSADEFPDESPDGPPEGPPEGPPEGPRCPEPPPCDSELLESSPDTLMPTTPQRAPPVPPPPAPPPAPAQPLAGGAPCCLPMCPYAQPYAQPCAADHSPQKMTLPEPTSAAPTEYFYIHVGVPKDILNNM; encoded by the exons ATGTCGAGGGCTATAGCGGCGGCGATGGCTCTGGTGGTGGCGTGCTTGTGTCTGGCGGGGCGCGTGCGGGGTACGGTGAGCTGCCGTACGGCATGCGCCCAATGCACCGCGCGCACCGAGCACCAGGCGTTGCTCGAGGTGTACTGCGCCATGTGCCACGAGTGCCGCGAGCGCCGCCGCGCCTGGAGGCACTTCGCGCCGCGCAGGCGCAAGGCGCCCAGCCTCAAGCCCAGTCATAGAGCCAATTCCGCAGATG AATTTCCGGACGAGTCGCCGGACGGGCCGCCGGAGGGGCCACCAGAGGGGCCGCCAGAGGGTCCGCGCTGCCCGGAGCCGCCGCCATGCGACTCGGAGCTGCTGGAAAGCTCTCCGGACACGCTGATGCCGACGACGCCGCAGCGCGCGCCACCCGTCCCGCCACCCCCGGCCCCGCCCCCAGCGCCCGCGCAGCCGCTGGCGGGGGGCGCGCCCTGCTGTCTGCCGATGTGCCCCTACGCGCAGCCCTACGCGCAACCCTGCGCCGCGGATCATTCGCCACAGAAGATGACGTTACCGGAACCGACCTCGGCCGCGCCCACTGAGTACTTCTACATACACGTCGGTGTCcccaaagatattttaaacaacatgtaa
- the LOC106720863 gene encoding uncharacterized protein LOC106720863 isoform X2 — MSRAIAAAMALVVACLCLAGRVRGTVSCRTACAQCTARTEHQALLEVYCAMCHECRERRRAWRHFAPRRRKAPSLKPSHRANSADGRISGRVAGRAAGGATRGAARGSALPGAAAMRLGAAGKLSGHADADDAAARATRPATPGPAPSARAAAGGGRALLSADVPLRAALRATLRRGSFATEDDVTGTDLGRAH; from the exons ATGTCGAGGGCTATAGCGGCGGCGATGGCTCTGGTGGTGGCGTGCTTGTGTCTGGCGGGGCGCGTGCGGGGTACGGTGAGCTGCCGTACGGCATGCGCCCAATGCACCGCGCGCACCGAGCACCAGGCGTTGCTCGAGGTGTACTGCGCCATGTGCCACGAGTGCCGCGAGCGCCGCCGCGCCTGGAGGCACTTCGCGCCGCGCAGGCGCAAGGCGCCCAGCCTCAAGCCCAGTCATAGAGCCAATTCCGCAGATGGTAG AATTTCCGGACGAGTCGCCGGACGGGCCGCCGGAGGGGCCACCAGAGGGGCCGCCAGAGGGTCCGCGCTGCCCGGAGCCGCCGCCATGCGACTCGGAGCTGCTGGAAAGCTCTCCGGACACGCTGATGCCGACGACGCCGCAGCGCGCGCCACCCGTCCCGCCACCCCCGGCCCCGCCCCCAGCGCCCGCGCAGCCGCTGGCGGGGGGCGCGCCCTGCTGTCTGCCGATGTGCCCCTACGCGCAGCCCTACGCGCAACCCTGCGCCGCGGATCATTCGCCACAGAAGATGACGTTACCGGAACCGACCTCGGCCGCGCCCACTGA
- the LOC106720856 gene encoding protein virilizer, producing MSVADKPDLLFFDTFSHDTSEELNLDLVQFPKSVYVREIRVIPLGARVEGDFPGGVRLGATNPTKFHIDFFVNDLSKPGASTFEALGSLDYCQNGQIHMECGASLDQPQIPTDGLVLRGCYTTITLAVYGNLTQILPETAVGSNPPSSVQRQTVTREVAATPTVPQTAEWNQEGSNPIPSYTGNVATGNPDSYGPTIYPENYDNQIYRSDYYGNEPPKDPRTYHHLDDNNWEKERRDVSLERDGDRIRHSPRSLEHDRDRRDGRSRRRSLDRGRSRESSRHRDRSRELDRLERVPSRSRSRDRDYIVKGEYRQLSRSRSHSLDRDRIRGASNDRDWERGSYKKDDYRRQRDVSYDRSRGGSYEPRSPYDKRAPSYERKIPYDKGGPSYEKRLSPYDKRSSSYERRAPSYEKQSSYDRKRHSPYSRVRGSSYGSRSPSRDDSRKRPRTPPGEAARRPLSPREGDVSSPINSTRSEEGADYDRSGKQIPRIDFYHQSYRHKSSIRSPSQEVDNSYPPEPQHSSLVTVQIVDSAPAAKPPAKPPAKPPGSPKGAPQEDTSMDAEQFEPILSDEDICDELEGPSFMEVEYDVNEYCGVDDIIKYYNPFKAEWNQYEFKNKLQLLSPSAAEGVRDVMSASFQELCSASPDLFKIYEITKVTNKRDPKFLLSTFADIDNTSREDWVHHCEQLFVCLTNLCRNTDIILRIFSCHNKNDTCEEFGDIYNLLITFIKIGLNFDLALAQQQPTYKIRHIKCGVRLAEALLAHAHNARVMEVLLANDVDVPARLMEMYSKEYMALSIRLMILKSLNACLSSKISIEHFMKETVFPKFDKSDDAPAKPMNGYCALISIMQTNPLARIKFALSSLIKKLNMYEVLGKLRELVAELNRGVGSGEVGAVGAVGEGAAEFVVHALDAALGAYRSRCFHLSQPPRFLPVAAQFDINRDCSNDILLQFFKIHQTFEVCLYLLTCPNTCNNLVITSPIHDLFCELLHSPEGLNFLYKNMTMSKFLFKSLTHPYGQQNVEESIFSHDLSNYDDLQLLGLELAYRLRAVYYLQSICDLQVGEGDENELIDRLQSLYCLSFGNVGKTAVADVIVMGDNADCLMEVFESDLKNKNKSDSPSKQKSPAKGYAIELIVSAVRFSANVPFLKKYAQRLMSVAREHEKFEPSVASVLQEVAPYLKPAERLNVFTGDDMAACVEILKTSCELAPDLPGELTTCLRILTHFCISDKETNVSFVSETATEDFVELKYKYNVLQLFSLDGVSHLVGILDRLATHFEQPCMHTAFFASIKGLQLAQILLPCLRLLDEMLARVVRCRGPRFRDLTAAPVLLKTYGLARAYPAGSIGFRTAARAAEAAVKALLAYAQPIADDATDGDSIRRGPWTSLCSEVIQYTMTAPYTFVPGLLVFSELLPLPLPMQTRAAPGARELQDAANERRLWSAHLHALAADLTDMIQIICISTYRPVVHMLRRVCVQIADLAPNTAATVARAAAGAVVKELRPGEPPSPSCARVLGFLACLVSHAPVKCAVLHTMNGGGPKASDLQAALCGVLSLPSPTSEQVAAQEFAAHALAAFCDMEVTLIPTGAAPELLLANSIPNKEALAAFLEATAACLESATKTSAVATSILRAYFVMTEHEYGFQQFRKFIPKRREALGKYFRWALEGVGEERPECLTLYLDLIRILRAEEGEGPAGRRSVLTLSEVADMVGYVDPDPDHPAFTLEQLLKERNSDEEAIANATFLAAQLRRLRASDPPPPDTADTAPATAPAPAPAPAPASLVVQFSLRALHGAAGGAAGGAAGEAAEERLSAAYWLNVPAPAGDDDVNDSELVWCDVVEVAAQQLGGAGGAGALAAGVRRLAGAGGDARADTLPADKRPAVALSRVRAEGGADAFRSRPPNTSRPPSLHVDDFTALHQPYALSRGGRRAAAGTDRGRFASAAPPHHHYRQLRGRGAWELGQHFGHFAPAAQYMMGMGWGGARMQRGPRHRAFMR from the exons atgtcGGTCGCAGACAAACCAGACTTATTGTTTTTCGATACTTTTTCACACGACACAAGCGAA GAGCTGAATTTGGATCTAGTACAATTTCCAAAATCTGTATATGTGAGGGAGATTCGAGTGATACCTTTAGGAGCTAGGGTTGAGGGGGATTTCCCCGGTGGAGTGCGTCTCGGTGCAACCAACCCAACAAAGTTCCACATTGACTTTTTTGTCAATGATCTGAGCAAGCCGGGCGCATCAACATTTGAGGCTCTAGGCAGTTTAGATTACTGCCAGAATGGACAAATACATATGGAATGTGGTGCATCCCTTGATCAGCCTCAAATACCAACAGATGGACTTGTTCTTAGAG gATGCTACACTACTATCACCTTGGCAGTTTACGGCAATTTGACTCAAATTTTACCGGAGACAGCAGTAGGCAGCAATCCCCCATCCAGTGTACAACGTCAAACAGTTACTCGTGAAGTGGCAGCTACACCTACTGTGCCACAGACGGCTGAATGGAATCAGGAAGGATCCAATCCTATCCCTTCCTATACCGGAAATGTAGCCACAGGCAATCCTGATTCATATGGCCCCACAATATACCCAGAAAATTATGATAATCAAATATATAGAAGTGATTATTATGGCAACGAGCCCCCAAAAGATCCACGGACTTATCACCACTTGGATGATAACAATTGGGAGAAGGAGCGAAGGGATGTGAGCTTAGAAAGAGACGGGGACAGGATTCGTCATAGCCCGCGTTCCTTGGAACACGATAGAGACAGGAGGGACGGCAGGAGTCGCAGACGGTCGCTGGATCGGGGGAGAAGCCGGGAGTCGTCCCGCCACAGGGACCGCAGCCGCGAGCTCGACAGGCTCGAACGCGTGCCTTCTAGATCTAGGAGCAGAGACAGAGATTACATCGTCAAAGGAGAGTACAGGCAACTGAGCCGCTCTAGGTCGCACAGCCTCGATAGAGACAGAATAAGAGGCGCCTCCAACGATCGCGACTGGGAAAGAGGGTCATATAAAAAAGACGATTATCGTCGACAACGCGACGTGTCCTACGACCGATCCCGCGGAGGGTCCTACGAACCCCGATCCCCGTACGATAAAAGAGCTCCTTCTTACGAACGCAAGATACCTTACGATAAAGGTGGGCCGTCTTACGAGAAACGCCTGTCACCCTACGACAAACGGAGCTCGTCGTACGAGCGACGGGCGCCCTCGTACGAGAAGCAATCCTCGTACGATAGAAAAAGACATTCTCCGTACAGTCGAGTGAGAGGGTCCAGCTACGGCAGCAGGTCCCCAAGCCGCGACGACTCACGAAAGAGGCCTCGGACCCCGCCCGGTGAGGcggcgaggcgaccgttgtcTCCGCGAGAGGGCGACGTCTCCAGTCCCATCAACTCTACCAGGTCGGAAGAGGGCGCCGATTACGACAGAAGCGGCAAACAAATTCCTCGTATCGATTTCTACCATCAAAGCTATCGTCACAAGAGTTCAATCAGGAGTCCATCCCAGGAGGTGGACAATAGCTACCCGCCGGAGCCGCAGCACTCCAGCCTGGTGACCGTGCAGATAGTGGACAGCGCGCCCGCCGCCAAGCCCCCCGCCAAGCCCCCCGCCAAGCCCCCCGGCTCGCCCAAGGGCGCCCCTCAGGAGGACACCTCCATGGACGCGGAACAGTTTGAACCCATTCTTTCAGACGAAGATATATGCGATGAGCTGGAAGGTCCCTCGTTTATGGAGGTCGAATACGACGTGAACGAGTACTGCGGCGTCGACGACATCATCAAGTACTACAATCCCTTTAAGGCAGAGTGGAACCAGTACGagttcaaaaacaaattacaactGCTGTCCCCCAGCGCGGCGGAGGGGGTCAGAGACGTTATGAGCGCGAGCTTCCAGGAGCTCTGCAGCGCCAGCCCGGACCTCTTCAAAATTTATGAGATAACGAAAGTGACGAACAAACGCGACCCGAAATTTCTCCTGAGCACCTTTGCCGATATCGATAACACCTCGCGGGAGGACTGGGTGCACCACTGCGAGCAGCTGTTCGTCTGCCTCACCAACCTCTGCAGGAACACCGACATCATTTTGAGAATATTCAGTTGTCATAACAAAAATGACACATGCGAAGAATTCGGcgatatatataatttactaattacttttatcaaaATAGGATTGAATTTTGATTTGGCGCTGGCGCAGCAGCAGCCCACGTACAAGATCCGGCACATAAAGTGCGGCGTGCGGCTCGCCGAGGCGCTGCTCGCGCACGCGCACAACGCACGCGTCATGGAGGTGCTGCTCGCCAACGACGTGGACGTGCCCGCGCGGCTCATGGAGATGTATTCCAAGGAATATATGGCCCTCAGCATCCGATTAATGATTTTGAAATCCTTGAACGCCTGCCTGTCCTCCAAAATATCGATCGAACATTTTATGAAGGAGACCGTATTTCCCAAATTTGACAAAAGCGACGACGCACCCGCGAAGCCCATGAACGGTTACTGCGCTCTCATAAGCATCATGCAAACGAACCCGCTCGCCAGGATAAAGTTCGCCCTGAGCTCGCTGATAAAGAAACTGAATATGTACGAGGTGCTGGGAAAACTACGCGAGCTCGTCGCGGAGTTGAACAGGGGCGTGGGCTCGGGCGAGGTGGGCGCGGTGGGCGCGGTGGGCGAGGGCGCGGCGGAGTTCGTGGTGCACGCGCTGGACGCGGCGCTGGGCGCGTACCGCTCGCGCTGCTTCCACCTGTCGCAGCCGCCGCGCTTCCTGCCCGTCGCCGCGCAGTTCGACATCAACAGGGATTGCTCCAACGACATACTTctacaatttttcaaaattcatcAAACCTTCGAGGTGTGTCTCTACTTGCTCACGTGCCCGAACACGTGCAATAATTTGGTGATCACCAGCCCCATTCACGATCTCTTTTGCGAGTTGTTACATTCGCCGGAGGGCCTCAATTTTCTGTACAAGAATATGACGATGAGTAAGTTTCTTTTCAAATCTCTTACACATCCTTACGGTCAGCAGAACGTCGAGGAGAGCATTTTCTCGCACGATTTGAGCAACTATGATGACCTGCAGCTGCTGGGGCTTGAACTGGCTTACAGGCTAAGGGCGGTGTACTACTTGCAGTCCATCTGCGACCTGCAGGTAGGCGAGGGGGACGAGAACGAGCTGATCGACCGGCTGCAGAGCCTCTACTGTCTCAGCTTCGGCAACGTCGGTAAGACGGCCGTCGCCGACGTCATCGTCATGGGCGACAACGCCGACTGCCTCATGGAGGTCTTCGAAAGTGAtttgaagaataaaaataaaagcgaTTCTCCATCTAAACAGAAATCGCCGGCCAAGGGATACGCGATAGAGTTGATCGTTTCCGCGGTCCGATTTTCGGCGAACGTACCGTTTTTGAAAAAGTATGCGCAGAGGTTGATGAGCGTGGCCCGGGAGCACGAGAAGTTCGAGCCGAGCGTGGCCAGCGTCTTGCAGGAGGTCGCGCCCTACCTCAAGCCCGCGGAAAGGCTGAATGTCTTCACGGGTGACGACATGGCGGCCTGCGTAGAAATTTTAAAGACGAGCTGCGAGCTCGCGCCCGACCTGCCCGGCGAGCTGACCACCTGCCTCAGGATACTGACACACTTCTGCATCTCGGACAAGGAGACGAACGTGTCCTTCGTTTCGGAAACGGCCACCGAAGACTTCGTCGAACTCAAATACAAGTACAACGTTTTGCAACTTTTTTCATTGGACGGCGTCTCCCACCTGGTCGGCATCCTAGATCGCCTCGCTACCCACTTCGAGCAGCCGTGCATGCACACGGCGTTCTTCGCCTCGATAAAAGGTCTGCAGCTCGCGCAGATCCTTTTGCCCTGCCTGCGGCTGCTGGACGAGATGCTGGCGCGCGTGGTGCGTTGTCGGGGGCCGCGGTTTCGGGACCTGACGGCCGCGCCCGTCCTTCTCAAGACGTACGGCCTCGCCAGGGCCTACCCGGCGGGGTCCATCGGCTTCCGCACCGCGGCGAGGGCGGCCGAGGCGGCCGTCAAGGCGCTGCTCGCCTACGCTCAGCCCATAGCCGACGACGCGACCGACGGCGACTCGATCCGGCGCGGCCCGTGGACCTCCCTGTGCTCCGAGGTGATCCAGTACACGATGACGGCGCCCTACACGTTCGTGCCCGGCCTGCTCGTGTTCTCCGAGCTGCTCCCGCTGCCGCTGCCCATGCAGACCCGCGCTGCGCCCGGCGCCCGCGAGCTGCAGGACGCCGCCAACGAGCGCCGGCTGTGGTCGGCGCACCTGCACGCGCTCGCCGCCGACCTCACCGACATGATCCAGATCATATGCATCTCCACGTACAGGCCGGTGGTGCACATGCTGCGGCGCGTGTGCGTGCAGATCGCCGACTTGGCGCCCAACACGGCCGCCACCGTGGCGCGCGCCGCCGCGGGCGCCGTCGTGAAGGAGCTGCGGCCCGGCGAGCCGCCGAGCCCCAGCTGCGCCCGCGTGCTCGGGTTCCTGGCCTGCCTGGTGTCGCACGCGCCCGTCAAGTGCGCAGTGCTGCACACCATGAACGGCGGCGGGCCGAAGGCGAGCGACCTGCAGGCGGCGCTGTGCGGCGTGCTGAGCCTGCCGAGCCCGACGAGCGAGCAGGTGGCCGCGCAGGAGTTCGCGGCGCACGCGCTGGCCGCCTTCTGCGACATGGAGGTGACGCTGATCCCGACCGGAGCCGCGCCCGAGCTGCTGCTGGCCAACTCGATCCCGAACAAGGAGGCGCTGGCCGCGTTCCTCGAGGCCACGGCCGCCTGCCTCGAGTCCGCGACCAAGACCTCGGCGGTGGCCACGTCCATCCTGCGCGCCTACTTCGTCATGACGGAGCACGAGTACGGCTTCCAGCAGTTCAGGAAGTTCATACCGAAGAGGCGCGAGGCGCTCGGGAAGTACTTCAGGTGGGCGCTGGAGGGCGTGGGCGAGGAGCGGCCGGAGTGCCTCACTCTGTACCTCGACCTGATCCGCATCCTGCGCGCCGAGGAGGGCGAGGGCCCGGCGGGAAGGCGCAGCGTGCTGACGCTCTCGGAGGTGGCCGACATGGTGGGCTACGTGGACCCCGACCCCGACCATCCCGCCTTCACCTTGGAACAACTTCTAAAG gaacGCAACTCGGACGAGGAGGCCATCGCGAATGCGACCTTCTTGGCGGCGCAGCTCCGCCGTCTGCGCGCCTCAGACCCGCCGCCCCCGGACACCGCCGACACCGCTCCCGCCACCGCCCCCGctcccgcccccgcccccgcccccgcctcGCTCGTGGTACAGTTCTCTCTGCGCGCGCTGcacggcgcggcgggcggggcggcgggcggcgcggcgggcgagGCGGCAGAGGAGCGACTGAGCGCCGCGTACTGGCTGAACGtgcccgcgcccgccggcgACGACGACGTCAACGACAGCGAGCTG GTGTGGTGTGACGTGGTGGAGGTGGCGGCGCAGCAGCtggggggcgcggggggcgcgggcgcgCTGGCGGCGGGCGTGCGGCGGCTGGCGGGCGCCGGCGGAGACGCGCGCGCAGACACGCTGCCCGCGGACAAGCGCCCCGCCG TGGCGCTGAGCCGGGTGCGCGCGGAGGGGGGGGCGGACGCGTTCAGGTCGCGGCCCCCCAACACGTCGCGTCCGCCGTCGCTGCACGTGGACGACTTCACCGCACTGCACCAGCCGTACGCGCTGAG TCGCGGCGGACGTCGAGCTGCGGCGGGCACTGACCGCGGCCGCTTCGCGAGCGCCGCACCTCCGCACCATCACTACAGACAGCT TCGCGGGCGCGGCGCGTGGGAGCTGGGCCAGCACTTCGGACACTTTGCGCCCGCAGCACAGTACATGATGG GTATGGGATGGGGCGGGGCTCGCATGCAGCGCGGCCCGAGACATCGCGCCTTCATGCGCTGA